The Muricauda sp. SCSIO 65647 genome includes a region encoding these proteins:
- a CDS encoding TIGR03915 family putative DNA repair protein, protein MNLSKTLIYDGSFNGFLTAVFIAFDERINVADIQKNDKGQNVLFSETETIFTNVEKAKRVWNGIRNKNYNAITNIYFAFLSEEDGVELLLYTYIQKLMATHKGRSVDYSDGVTLRISQLSRSVGREKHRMEAFVRFQLTKDNIYFANIEPDFDVLPLISKHFRNRYADQQWLIYDVKRRYGIYYDLQGVEIVSLDLNEIHFNRNRKSKVFAEGEYDYQELWNNYFKSTHIKSRINRKLHRQHVPKRYWKYLSEKKEAV, encoded by the coding sequence ATGAACCTTTCAAAAACCCTCATCTACGACGGAAGCTTCAACGGCTTTCTCACTGCGGTCTTCATCGCCTTTGACGAAAGAATCAATGTAGCCGATATTCAAAAGAACGATAAAGGCCAAAACGTACTCTTCTCAGAGACCGAGACCATTTTTACAAATGTTGAAAAGGCCAAACGTGTCTGGAACGGTATTCGTAACAAGAACTATAACGCCATCACCAACATTTACTTTGCCTTTTTGAGCGAAGAAGACGGTGTCGAACTACTGCTCTACACTTACATTCAAAAGCTGATGGCCACCCATAAGGGCCGGTCGGTCGACTATTCTGATGGTGTGACCCTGCGCATCAGCCAATTGTCTCGCTCGGTGGGGCGTGAAAAACACCGTATGGAAGCCTTTGTACGCTTTCAACTCACAAAAGACAATATCTATTTTGCCAATATCGAACCCGATTTTGATGTATTGCCCTTGATAAGCAAGCACTTTCGCAACCGCTATGCCGACCAGCAATGGTTAATCTATGATGTAAAGCGCAGGTATGGTATTTACTATGATTTACAGGGGGTTGAAATTGTCTCGCTCGACTTGAACGAGATTCACTTTAACCGCAACCGAAAGAGCAAGGTGTTCGCCGAAGGTGAATACGACTACCAAGAACTTTGGAACAACTATTTCAAGAGCACCCATATTAAATCGCGCATCAATCGAAAGCTGCACCGGCAGCATGTGCCCAAAAGGTATTGGAAGTATCTTAGCGAAAAAAAGGAAGCGGTTTAA
- a CDS encoding DNA alkylation repair protein, protein MAYKQLKLWFDKDLAVLLADKLLMSGIPFDKTAFVHIATQGLEDMELKARVAYMADALYQHLPFDYPETVSKLLAILGPENEKETGMFKEYYWIMPIAKCVEKYGLADFDTSMEAIYEITKRNTGEYTIRPFLKKYPEKTLAILLQWSKDPNKHVRRLASEGVRPRLPWAPKLDQFIEHPSPILPILENLKDDPSKYVQKSVANCINDILKDNPKTGKKLIQSWTPHATKQRKWIIKHALRNLVKSEDEWAMTIVM, encoded by the coding sequence ATGGCCTATAAACAATTGAAGTTATGGTTTGATAAAGACTTGGCGGTATTATTGGCCGATAAGCTTCTAATGAGCGGTATTCCATTTGACAAAACCGCTTTTGTGCATATTGCCACCCAAGGGCTGGAAGACATGGAACTCAAGGCCCGTGTAGCGTATATGGCCGATGCCCTTTACCAGCATTTGCCATTTGACTATCCAGAAACCGTTTCAAAACTGCTTGCCATCCTTGGACCCGAAAACGAAAAGGAAACAGGCATGTTCAAAGAATATTATTGGATAATGCCCATTGCGAAATGTGTGGAGAAATATGGTCTGGCCGACTTTGATACTTCCATGGAAGCCATTTACGAAATTACCAAACGCAATACAGGCGAATATACCATTCGTCCCTTTTTGAAGAAATACCCTGAAAAGACCTTGGCCATACTATTGCAATGGTCAAAAGACCCCAACAAACATGTACGCCGTTTGGCCAGTGAAGGGGTACGGCCCCGGTTGCCATGGGCACCCAAACTCGACCAGTTCATTGAACACCCCTCCCCCATTTTGCCCATTCTTGAAAATCTAAAAGATGACCCCAGCAAGTACGTACAAAAGTCGGTGGCAAACTGCATCAATGATATTTTAAAGGACAATCCCAAGACGGGAAAAAAATTGATTCAAAGCTGGACACCCCATGCCACCAAACAACGAAAATGGATCATCAAACATGCGCTACGGAATTTGGTGAAATCGGAAGATGAATGGGCAATGACAATTGTTATGTAG
- a CDS encoding serine hydrolase domain-containing protein encodes MLNFIHLLQFKNIVFLFFLAMIQIGCISKTSSQFHYRPPEELSDGLTVGSLEEVGLDSILISEVTRKIQKGSFGEIHSLLLIKNNKLVFEEYFEGHKYQWDAPDYLGESIVWDGTMLHDTKSVTKSITALCIGIAIEKGFIKSVHQSIFDFLPKHQHLKTEKKEKITIEHLLTMTSGLAWNEWEAPYSSKDNPMIGIWFSEKNPITYILEAPMLSTPGTKFSYFGGSHVLLGEILKNATSMSIEVFAKQYLFKPLGIENANWSIKYKNDIYEAAGSLELTPRAMAKIGLTFLNDGSWGKKQVVSDDWIKKSSAQFRNNTGIEIPGEDLGKSGYSYSWWVDSFSVNGKSINLHHALGWGGQKIVVIPEYDMVFVSTGGNYNSRVRQFKIIKKYILPAVE; translated from the coding sequence ATGCTAAATTTTATACATCTTCTACAATTCAAGAATATTGTATTCCTGTTTTTTCTGGCCATGATACAGATTGGTTGTATCTCAAAAACTTCGAGTCAATTTCATTATCGACCTCCAGAGGAGTTGTCTGATGGTTTGACGGTCGGTAGCTTAGAGGAAGTCGGATTGGACTCAATCTTAATTTCTGAAGTTACCAGAAAAATACAAAAAGGTAGCTTTGGCGAGATTCATTCTTTGCTACTTATCAAAAATAATAAGTTGGTATTCGAAGAATATTTTGAGGGCCATAAGTATCAATGGGACGCTCCAGATTATCTTGGCGAATCAATAGTTTGGGATGGTACCATGTTACACGATACCAAATCAGTGACCAAAAGCATAACAGCCCTCTGTATTGGTATTGCAATAGAAAAGGGTTTTATTAAAAGTGTGCATCAATCAATTTTTGATTTCCTTCCAAAGCACCAGCATCTTAAAACTGAAAAGAAAGAAAAAATAACAATTGAACATTTACTTACAATGACTTCCGGTCTGGCATGGAACGAGTGGGAGGCACCTTACAGCAGTAAGGATAACCCAATGATAGGCATTTGGTTTTCAGAGAAAAATCCAATTACCTATATATTGGAAGCCCCAATGCTATCAACACCAGGAACCAAGTTTAGTTATTTTGGAGGCTCACATGTATTACTTGGAGAAATCTTAAAAAATGCCACGTCAATGAGTATTGAGGTGTTTGCAAAACAATATTTATTCAAACCTTTGGGAATTGAAAACGCCAATTGGTCTATCAAATATAAAAATGATATCTATGAAGCTGCGGGAAGTTTAGAACTTACCCCTCGTGCAATGGCAAAGATCGGACTGACTTTTTTGAACGATGGAAGCTGGGGCAAAAAACAGGTTGTTTCTGATGATTGGATTAAAAAGTCTAGCGCTCAATTTCGTAATAACACTGGAATCGAAATTCCAGGGGAGGACTTAGGTAAAAGTGGTTACTCATATTCTTGGTGGGTAGATTCATTCTCTGTAAACGGCAAATCGATTAATCTACACCATGCGTTGGGATGGGGAGGACAGAAAATAGTTGTTATCCCAGAATACGACATGGTTTTTGTGTCAACAGGAGGCAACTACAACTCAAGGGTAAGACAATTCAAAATCATAAAAAAGTACATTTTGCCGGCTGTTGAATGA
- the deoD gene encoding purine-nucleoside phosphorylase, with protein sequence MAIHINAKKGDIAPSVLLPGDPLRAKWIAETFLKDVTCYNQVRGMLGYTGDYKGKRISVQGGGMGIPSTMIYCHELVAEYGVQQIIRVGSAGSYQKDVRLGDIVLALSASTDSAINASLFQSAHYAPTASFELLMKAVDHAKKQSIEIKAGNILSSDIFYDDDSEYYKQWANYGVLCVEMESAGIYTLAAKHGIEALSILTISDSLVTREQLSHEARESSFTAMAEMALAIV encoded by the coding sequence ATGGCCATACACATCAATGCAAAAAAAGGCGATATTGCGCCATCGGTTTTACTGCCTGGCGACCCACTACGTGCCAAATGGATTGCCGAGACTTTTTTGAAAGATGTGACCTGCTATAATCAAGTGCGTGGCATGTTGGGTTATACCGGCGATTACAAAGGCAAAAGAATATCTGTACAGGGTGGGGGCATGGGCATACCCTCTACCATGATCTATTGCCATGAGTTGGTGGCCGAATATGGAGTGCAACAGATCATTCGGGTAGGTTCTGCAGGGTCGTATCAAAAAGATGTGCGACTCGGAGATATAGTCTTGGCCCTATCTGCTTCTACAGATTCTGCCATCAATGCCTCCCTTTTTCAAAGTGCGCATTATGCCCCCACGGCAAGTTTTGAATTGCTCATGAAGGCCGTTGACCATGCAAAAAAACAAAGTATTGAGATAAAAGCGGGCAATATACTCTCTTCTGATATTTTTTATGATGATGATAGCGAGTATTATAAGCAATGGGCGAACTATGGTGTACTCTGTGTAGAGATGGAGTCAGCAGGCATTTATACCCTTGCGGCCAAACACGGTATTGAAGCATTGAGTATTTTGACCATTTCAGATTCATTGGTCACCCGTGAGCAGTTAAGCCATGAGGCCCGGGAATCTTCCTTTACGGCCATGGCCGAAATGGCACTAGCCATTGTATAG
- the deoC gene encoding deoxyribose-phosphate aldolase — protein MLDLTDYIDHTLLKPTATVSDIKKLCSEAKEHRFKAVCVNGCHLALVAEELKGHPVKIAMVIGFPLGAMSTEAKVFEAKDAIAKGADEVDMVLNIGWLKSGFDDRVENEIAQIKKAIGNKVLKVILETCYLTEDEKRRACSLAVAASADFVKTSTGFGTGGATLEDVQLMKEVVGEKALIKASGGIRDRETALKYIKQGVSRIGTSSGPVLVKT, from the coding sequence TTGCTTGACCTAACCGATTACATCGACCATACGCTTTTAAAACCCACCGCAACTGTTTCAGACATCAAAAAGTTGTGCAGTGAAGCCAAAGAACATCGATTCAAGGCGGTCTGCGTCAACGGTTGCCATTTAGCGTTGGTAGCAGAAGAACTAAAGGGCCATCCTGTTAAAATAGCTATGGTGATCGGTTTTCCGCTGGGTGCAATGTCAACGGAAGCCAAAGTCTTTGAGGCCAAGGATGCCATTGCAAAAGGAGCCGATGAGGTGGACATGGTGTTGAACATAGGATGGTTAAAATCGGGGTTTGACGACCGGGTAGAAAATGAGATTGCCCAAATCAAAAAGGCAATCGGCAACAAGGTTCTCAAAGTCATTCTAGAAACGTGTTATCTTACGGAAGACGAGAAGAGAAGGGCCTGTTCTTTAGCTGTGGCCGCCTCAGCAGACTTTGTGAAAACCTCGACGGGCTTTGGTACCGGAGGGGCAACCCTTGAAGATGTTCAATTGATGAAAGAGGTTGTGGGCGAAAAGGCCTTGATAAAGGCCTCAGGGGGCATTCGAGACCGCGAGACCGCGCTAAAATATATCAAGCAGGGTGTTTCCAGGATCGGCACCTCTTCAGGACCAGTTTTGGTCAAAACATAG
- the uvrA gene encoding excinuclease ABC subunit UvrA, with amino-acid sequence MINYEENIEVRGARVHNLKNIDVTIPREKLVVITGLSGSGKSSLAFDTIYAEGQRRYIETFSAYARQFLGGLERPDVDKIDGLSPVIAIEQKTTSKSPRSTVGTITEVYDFLRLLYARAADAYSYNTGEKMVSYSDEQIKNLIIEAYQNKKINVLAPVIKSRKGHYRELFEQIAKQGFVKVRVDGEITDIVKGMKVDRYKTHDIEIVIDRLKVTDGEELDKRLGETINTAMYSGNNVLMVLEEGETVPRYFSRDLMCPSTGISYPTPEPNTFSFNSPKGMCPSCNGLGHVYEVNVQKIFPNKKLSIKAGGIAPLGEYKKSWAFKQLETIAQRYGFELTTPIEKIPAEAIDVILNGGKESFSVDSKTLGVKRSYTIDYEGISNFIKTQFEESNSTSIRRWAKEYMDKIKCPSCDGSRLRKESLYFKVGGKNIAELASMDIAELAAFFNNLEEMLEGNQQKIAEEILKEIKARIGFLLDVGLDYLSLNRSSKSLSGGEAQRIRLATQIGSQLVGVLYILDEPSIGLHQRDNARLIHSLESLRDIGNSVIVVEHDRDMIEHADHVIDIGPRAGRHGGEIISEGPPSELDRYHTLTADYITGDKEIPIPEKRRKGNGKKIVLSGCTGNNLKNVTVEFPLGKMIGVTGVSGSGKSTLINETLYPIMNAHYFNGVKKPMPYKKIIGLQHIDKVIDINQSPIGRTPRSNPATYTGVFSEIRSLFSKTTEATIRGYKPGRFSFNVQGGRCETCQGGGLKVIEMNFLPDVYVECETCNGKRFNRETLEIRYKGKSIADVLDMTIDDAVDFFENIPKIHRKLKTIKDVGLGYIHLGQQSTTLSGGEAQRVKLATELSKRDTGNTFYILDEPTTGLHFEDIRVLMEVLNRLVDKGNTVLVIEHNMDVIKMMDHIIDIGYEGGRGGGMIVAHGTPEQVAKDNKSYTAKFLKKELETPNKPVAKAV; translated from the coding sequence ATGATCAACTACGAAGAAAATATTGAAGTACGCGGCGCACGTGTCCATAATCTAAAAAATATCGATGTTACCATACCCCGAGAAAAACTGGTGGTCATCACCGGGCTGTCGGGTAGCGGTAAGTCGTCATTGGCGTTTGATACCATCTATGCAGAGGGCCAGCGTCGTTATATAGAGACATTTTCAGCCTATGCCCGTCAATTTTTGGGAGGACTCGAACGGCCCGATGTCGATAAAATCGATGGGCTTTCGCCCGTAATTGCCATTGAGCAGAAAACGACCTCAAAATCACCTCGCTCGACCGTAGGCACGATTACAGAGGTCTACGATTTTTTACGGTTGCTCTACGCCCGTGCAGCAGATGCCTATAGCTACAATACGGGTGAAAAAATGGTAAGCTACAGCGATGAACAAATCAAGAACTTGATTATCGAGGCCTATCAAAACAAGAAAATAAACGTTCTGGCTCCAGTAATCAAGTCTAGAAAAGGGCATTATCGAGAGTTGTTTGAACAGATAGCCAAACAAGGTTTTGTCAAGGTCAGGGTCGATGGTGAGATCACCGATATTGTAAAGGGCATGAAGGTTGACCGCTACAAGACCCATGATATCGAAATTGTCATCGACCGCTTAAAGGTCACCGATGGCGAAGAATTGGACAAGCGCTTGGGCGAAACCATCAATACGGCCATGTACAGTGGCAACAATGTGCTCATGGTGTTGGAAGAGGGCGAAACCGTACCACGCTATTTCAGTAGGGACCTGATGTGCCCCTCAACGGGCATCTCCTATCCTACCCCCGAGCCGAATACCTTTTCATTCAATTCACCTAAGGGCATGTGCCCCAGCTGCAACGGACTGGGGCATGTATACGAAGTGAATGTGCAAAAGATTTTTCCAAACAAGAAACTTTCCATAAAAGCAGGAGGTATCGCCCCTTTGGGAGAATACAAAAAGTCATGGGCCTTTAAACAATTGGAGACCATTGCCCAACGCTATGGATTTGAGTTGACCACGCCCATCGAAAAGATTCCGGCAGAGGCCATCGATGTCATTCTGAATGGGGGAAAGGAGAGTTTTTCGGTAGACTCGAAAACGTTGGGCGTCAAACGCAGCTATACAATCGACTATGAGGGTATCTCAAATTTCATAAAGACCCAGTTTGAGGAATCGAATTCAACCTCTATCCGTAGGTGGGCCAAAGAATATATGGACAAAATCAAGTGCCCTTCATGCGACGGTTCACGCTTACGAAAAGAGTCACTTTACTTTAAGGTTGGCGGTAAGAACATTGCCGAGTTGGCCAGTATGGACATTGCCGAGTTGGCGGCATTTTTCAATAATTTGGAAGAAATGCTCGAAGGCAACCAACAAAAGATAGCGGAAGAAATCTTGAAGGAGATAAAAGCCCGCATTGGCTTTTTGTTGGATGTAGGCCTCGATTATCTTTCTTTGAACCGTAGCTCAAAATCGTTATCAGGTGGGGAGGCACAACGTATTCGGCTTGCCACACAAATCGGTTCGCAACTGGTAGGTGTGCTCTATATTTTAGATGAGCCCAGCATCGGCCTGCACCAACGCGACAATGCAAGGCTTATTCATTCATTGGAGTCACTTCGTGATATCGGTAATTCGGTCATTGTGGTCGAACATGACCGAGATATGATCGAGCATGCCGATCATGTTATTGACATTGGGCCAAGGGCTGGCCGACATGGCGGTGAAATCATCTCAGAGGGTCCGCCCTCAGAATTGGATAGGTACCATACGCTCACTGCCGATTATATTACGGGCGATAAGGAAATTCCCATCCCAGAAAAGCGAAGAAAAGGCAACGGAAAGAAAATTGTGCTCTCTGGCTGCACGGGCAATAATCTTAAAAATGTGACCGTAGAATTTCCCTTGGGGAAAATGATCGGGGTTACCGGTGTTTCAGGAAGCGGCAAGTCTACCTTGATCAACGAGACCCTCTACCCTATTATGAACGCCCATTATTTCAATGGTGTCAAAAAACCGATGCCCTACAAAAAAATAATAGGATTACAGCATATAGACAAGGTGATTGATATCAACCAATCCCCGATTGGGCGTACACCAAGATCAAATCCTGCCACGTACACGGGCGTTTTCAGTGAAATACGCTCCCTGTTCTCCAAGACCACCGAGGCGACCATACGTGGTTACAAACCGGGAAGGTTCAGCTTTAACGTGCAGGGTGGCCGTTGCGAGACCTGTCAAGGTGGTGGGCTCAAAGTAATCGAAATGAATTTCCTTCCTGACGTATATGTTGAATGCGAGACCTGTAATGGCAAACGATTTAATCGCGAAACACTTGAAATTCGCTACAAAGGAAAGTCCATTGCCGATGTGCTCGATATGACCATCGACGATGCCGTCGATTTTTTTGAGAACATCCCAAAAATCCACAGAAAACTGAAAACCATTAAAGACGTGGGTCTAGGCTATATTCATTTAGGGCAGCAGTCCACTACCCTTTCAGGTGGTGAGGCACAGCGGGTAAAGTTGGCGACCGAACTCTCAAAAAGAGATACCGGCAATACGTTCTACATACTCGATGAGCCGACCACGGGCCTTCACTTTGAAGATATCAGGGTATTGATGGAGGTGTTGAATCGGCTCGTTGACAAGGGCAATACCGTTTTGGTCATTGAGCACAACATGGATGTCATTAAAATGATGGACCACATCATCGACATCGGTTACGAGGGCGGTCGTGGAGGTGGAATGATTGTTGCACATGGTACCCCTGAGCAGGTTGCCAAAGACAATAAAAGTTATACGGCGAAGTTCTTGAAGAAAGAGCTTGAGACCCCGAACAAGCCTGTCGCAAAAGCAGTCTAA
- a CDS encoding TIGR00730 family Rossman fold protein, whose translation MRKEQHHKGWNEIKTNDSWAIFKIMGEFVNGFEKMSAIGPCVSIFGSARTKESHEYYDLAIEISKKLATAGYGIITGGGPGIMEAGNRGAHQAGGISVGLNIDLPFEQHDNPYIDEDKSLDFDYFFVRKVMFVKYSQGFVVLPGGFGTLDELFEAMTLIQTQKIGKFPIVMVGTDFWSGLVDWLRSQLLKAKNISPSDLDLFKLVDTADEVVEIIDAFYKERTLSPNF comes from the coding sequence ATGAGAAAAGAACAACATCATAAGGGTTGGAACGAAATCAAGACCAACGATTCTTGGGCCATTTTCAAAATCATGGGAGAATTTGTCAACGGTTTTGAAAAGATGAGTGCCATTGGCCCTTGTGTGTCCATTTTTGGTTCAGCACGCACGAAAGAATCGCATGAGTACTATGATCTTGCGATCGAAATTTCGAAAAAACTCGCCACGGCCGGTTATGGTATCATTACAGGTGGTGGCCCAGGAATCATGGAGGCTGGTAATCGCGGCGCCCACCAGGCAGGTGGTATTTCGGTAGGTCTCAACATTGATCTGCCTTTTGAGCAGCATGATAACCCATATATCGATGAAGACAAAAGTTTGGATTTTGACTATTTCTTTGTCAGAAAGGTGATGTTTGTCAAGTATTCACAAGGGTTTGTCGTGTTGCCGGGCGGTTTTGGCACATTAGATGAACTTTTTGAGGCAATGACACTCATTCAAACCCAGAAAATCGGGAAATTCCCCATTGTTATGGTAGGCACTGATTTTTGGAGCGGACTTGTAGATTGGTTGCGCAGCCAATTACTAAAGGCTAAGAATATCAGCCCTTCGGATCTTGACCTGTTCAAATTGGTGGATACCGCCGACGAGGTAGTCGAAATTATTGATGCTTTCTATAAAGAGCGAACATTGAGTCCGAATTTTTAA
- a CDS encoding metalloprotease: MNKSLLLFSSCCFLLVGQLSLAQHLNKLKVTIDATTNEIHVKQQLTYHNDSEHGLSSIYFNDWNHAYSNKKTALATRFADEFNRSLYFAKDEERGRTTINSVVDENYTGLKWERLAQRDIVKIHLDKPLPPHESTQLFITYTLKLPNSRFTDYGYYPDGSFYLKDWYLSPAVFDGEWRLYSDKDLGDLYTDPAETTIDLIYPKGLNLVSNFDSSSNSIFPGGQQIVLKGSNRKNCEIVLTRERTFTNHITLYLTLITDIEAEKYTEIDQGISINKIAEFLHENLGDYPHTNLLVSNIQYNDNPLYGLNQLPSFIRPYGEKFQFEMKVLKTALESYLSETLFFDKRKDRWVNDAIANYLMIKFVEKYYPNQKLIGKLANIWGVRSFHLADMGFNEQYAFFSMLAARKNIDQALSTPNDSLIRFNQKIANRYKAGLGLAYLAEYVGEERIDSTILDFFNVHKLSPNIKVADFKNVLEQCSDNELDWFFEEYVKTRKKIDYKIKKISKTDDSITFVLKNKRGTNVPISLFGLKKDSVVSKYWFKDIDTSKTFTIPRNGEDRLVLNYDQKIPEFNQRDNWKTLNGFFSSNKPLKFQFFKDTEDPYYNQVFYVPVANFNIYDGVTPGLRIYNKTFLERPFQFDIAPTYSFLEKTLVGKASLRYRQYHGKSGLYLSSYQLSGSTSHFQVNSRFTTLTPSVLFGWRPDDLISNRRQFLLARHRSVFRNIDGAIADEIDTDPDYSVFNVRFQDIDNHIINYKSWWLDAQHSADFTKLAFELEYRWLYENNRQFNIRLFAGKFLRNKTDSDFFSFALDRPTDYLFDLDYLGRSEDSGIYSQQIIIAEGGFKSQLPDPFANDWMATANASVNIWRWIELYGDIGYLKNKGENARFVYDSGVRLNLVTDYFELYFPLHSNNGWEIAQPNYNERIRFLVTISPRTLIGLFTRKWF; the protein is encoded by the coding sequence TTGAACAAGTCACTACTTCTCTTTTCATCATGCTGCTTTCTGTTGGTCGGCCAGCTAAGTTTGGCACAACATCTCAACAAACTCAAGGTGACCATTGATGCGACGACGAATGAGATACATGTCAAGCAACAACTCACGTATCACAACGATTCAGAACACGGACTTTCTTCTATTTATTTCAACGATTGGAACCATGCTTATTCGAACAAAAAAACAGCGTTGGCAACACGTTTTGCCGATGAGTTTAACCGAAGTCTTTATTTCGCAAAAGATGAAGAAAGAGGTCGTACCACCATCAACAGCGTAGTCGATGAGAATTATACAGGTTTGAAATGGGAGAGGCTAGCTCAAAGGGATATTGTTAAAATTCATTTAGATAAACCCCTGCCGCCCCATGAATCGACACAGCTCTTTATTACCTATACGCTTAAGCTACCAAATAGTAGGTTTACCGATTATGGATACTATCCTGATGGCAGTTTCTATTTGAAAGACTGGTACTTATCACCAGCTGTATTTGATGGTGAATGGAGGCTGTATTCAGATAAGGACCTCGGGGATCTATATACCGATCCTGCCGAGACTACCATTGATTTGATATATCCTAAAGGCCTGAACCTGGTCTCTAATTTTGATAGTAGCAGCAATTCCATATTTCCAGGTGGGCAACAAATAGTCTTAAAGGGCAGCAATCGCAAAAACTGCGAGATAGTTTTGACCCGGGAAAGGACCTTCACCAACCACATAACGCTCTACCTAACACTTATTACCGATATTGAAGCAGAAAAATATACTGAGATAGACCAAGGCATTTCCATCAACAAAATAGCGGAGTTTTTGCACGAAAATCTTGGGGATTATCCACATACCAATTTACTTGTCAGTAATATACAGTATAATGACAACCCACTGTATGGCCTAAATCAGCTTCCTTCGTTCATTCGCCCATACGGAGAAAAATTCCAGTTTGAAATGAAAGTGCTGAAAACAGCGCTTGAGAGTTATTTGAGCGAGACGTTATTTTTTGATAAAAGGAAAGACCGTTGGGTCAATGATGCCATTGCCAATTATCTGATGATCAAGTTTGTCGAAAAATATTACCCAAACCAAAAACTTATTGGCAAGTTGGCGAATATTTGGGGGGTAAGAAGCTTTCATTTGGCCGATATGGGTTTCAATGAGCAATATGCCTTCTTCAGTATGTTGGCGGCCCGAAAAAATATCGATCAGGCATTGAGCACGCCCAACGATTCATTGATCAGATTCAACCAAAAAATCGCAAATCGATATAAGGCAGGCCTAGGTTTGGCCTACTTGGCAGAGTATGTGGGTGAAGAACGTATTGATAGTACCATTCTCGATTTTTTCAATGTTCACAAGCTTTCACCCAATATCAAGGTGGCCGATTTCAAGAATGTTCTTGAACAATGTTCTGATAACGAATTGGATTGGTTCTTTGAAGAATATGTGAAAACCCGAAAAAAGATTGACTATAAAATCAAGAAGATCAGCAAGACTGATGACTCCATTACTTTTGTCCTCAAAAACAAAAGGGGCACAAATGTGCCGATTTCCCTTTTCGGGCTGAAAAAAGATTCGGTCGTATCAAAGTACTGGTTCAAGGATATTGATACCTCAAAAACATTTACCATTCCCCGAAATGGTGAAGACCGCCTCGTGCTCAACTACGACCAAAAGATCCCTGAATTCAACCAACGCGACAATTGGAAGACCTTGAATGGTTTTTTTTCCAGCAATAAACCTTTAAAATTTCAGTTTTTCAAAGACACCGAAGACCCTTACTACAATCAGGTTTTCTATGTGCCTGTGGCCAATTTCAACATCTATGACGGTGTCACTCCCGGTCTGAGAATCTACAACAAAACTTTTCTCGAAAGACCTTTTCAGTTTGATATAGCGCCTACATATTCCTTTTTGGAAAAAACATTGGTCGGAAAAGCCAGTCTTCGGTACCGACAGTACCACGGTAAAAGTGGACTTTACCTATCAAGTTACCAACTATCAGGTTCAACGTCACATTTTCAGGTCAATTCACGGTTCACCACACTAACCCCTTCCGTATTGTTTGGTTGGCGACCTGATGACCTAATCTCGAACAGGAGACAATTCTTGTTAGCAAGACATAGAAGTGTATTCAGAAATATTGACGGGGCCATAGCCGATGAGATTGACACAGACCCCGATTATAGTGTGTTCAACGTACGTTTTCAAGATATCGACAACCATATCATCAATTACAAATCATGGTGGCTCGATGCGCAACATTCGGCCGACTTCACAAAATTGGCCTTTGAATTGGAATACCGATGGCTCTATGAAAACAACCGTCAGTTCAACATTAGGCTTTTCGCAGGGAAATTTCTTCGAAACAAGACAGATTCTGATTTTTTCAGTTTTGCCCTAGACAGGCCCACGGATTATCTTTTCGATTTGGATTATTTGGGGCGTTCTGAAGATTCAGGAATATACAGCCAACAAATTATCATTGCAGAGGGCGGGTTCAAATCACAGTTGCCCGATCCGTTTGCAAACGATTGGATGGCCACTGCAAATGCCAGTGTGAATATTTGGCGGTGGATCGAACTGTACGGTGATATAGGTTACCTTAAAAATAAAGGTGAAAATGCCCGCTTTGTTTACGATTCTGGAGTGCGGTTAAACCTAGTGACCGATTACTTTGAATTATATTTTCCACTTCATTCCAATAACGGATGGGAAATTGCCCAACCCAATTATAATGAACGCATACGGTTTTTGGTGACTATCAGCCCACGTACTTTGATAGGGCTCTTCACACGAAAATGGTTTTAG